The Phalacrocorax carbo chromosome 23, bPhaCar2.1, whole genome shotgun sequence genome includes a window with the following:
- the LOC135316967 gene encoding voltage-dependent L-type calcium channel subunit alpha-1S-like, translated as MTAYGAFLHKGSFCRNSFNILDLLVVAVSLISMGIESSAISVVKILRVLRVLRPLRAINRAKGLKHVVQCVFVAIKTIGNIVVVTTLLQFMFACIGVQLFKGKFYRCTDPSKVTEKECRGYFISYVDGDPTQIELQKRVWLHSNFHFDSVFSAMMWLFTVSTFEGWPE; from the exons ATGACAGCCTATGGTGCTTTCCTGCACAAAGGCTCCTTCTGCAGGAACTCTTTCAATATCCTCGATTTACTGGTGGTCGCTGTCTCCCTCATCTCCATGGGAATCGA GTCCAGTGCCATCTCAGTGGTGAAGATTCTCCGGGTGCTGAGGGTACTGAGGCCTCTGCGAGCCATTAACAGGGCAAAGGGGCTGAAG CACGTGGTCCAGTGCGTGTTCGTGGCCATCAAGACTATCGGTAACATTGTGGTCGTCACAACGTTGCTGCAGTTCATGTTTGCCTGCATCGgggtccagctcttcaag GGCAAGTTCTATAGATGCACAGATCCATCCAAGGTGACGGAGAAGGAGTGCAG GGGTTATTTCATCAGCTACGTGGACGGGGACCCCACACAGATTGAGCTACAGAAGCGTGTCTGGTTGCACAGCAACTTCCACTTCGACAGCGTCTTCTCAGCCATGATGTGGCTTTTCACTGTCTCCACCTTCGAGGGCTGGCCAGAGTGA